In the Bradyrhizobium guangzhouense genome, one interval contains:
- the urtC gene encoding urea ABC transporter permease subunit UrtC, with amino-acid sequence MTDNRFFNRSELIGILVLAVFLVVVLPLTLDVFRLNLVAKYLTYAFVALGLVICWGYGGILSLGQGVFFGLGGYCMAMFLKLEASSVENTKIQSTPGIPDFMDWNQITALPFFWKPFHSLTFTIAAIVLVPGIFALVIGTAMFKRRVGGTYFAIITQAVAAILTILIVGQQGYTGGINGMTDLRTLKGWDIRPDHAKIVLYFFEVGCLFVCIMIAQFVRHSKLGRILVAMREKEDRVRFSGYSVANFKIFAFCIAAVFAAIGGAMFALNVGFMSPSFVGIVPSIEMVIYTAVGGRLSILGAIYGTLLVNFAKTSLSETFPELWLFGLGGLFIAVVLAFPNGLAGIWGDYVQPRIDRLIASRKPKPDGWTDSSVADGAPAE; translated from the coding sequence ATGACCGACAACAGGTTCTTCAATCGATCGGAGCTCATCGGAATTCTGGTGCTCGCGGTGTTCCTGGTGGTGGTGCTGCCGCTCACGCTCGACGTCTTCCGGCTCAACCTGGTCGCAAAATACCTGACCTATGCTTTCGTCGCGCTCGGGCTGGTGATCTGCTGGGGTTATGGCGGCATCTTGAGCCTGGGCCAGGGCGTGTTCTTCGGCCTCGGCGGCTACTGCATGGCGATGTTCCTCAAGCTCGAAGCGTCGAGCGTTGAGAATACCAAGATCCAGTCCACCCCCGGCATTCCCGACTTCATGGACTGGAATCAGATCACGGCGCTGCCGTTCTTCTGGAAGCCGTTCCACAGCCTCACCTTCACGATCGCTGCCATTGTTCTGGTGCCCGGCATCTTCGCCCTGGTCATCGGCACCGCGATGTTCAAGCGCCGCGTCGGTGGCACCTATTTCGCGATCATCACCCAGGCTGTCGCGGCCATTCTCACAATCCTGATCGTGGGCCAGCAGGGCTACACCGGCGGAATCAACGGCATGACCGACCTGCGGACCCTGAAGGGATGGGACATCAGGCCCGACCACGCCAAGATCGTGCTCTACTTCTTCGAGGTCGGCTGCCTGTTCGTCTGCATCATGATCGCGCAGTTCGTCAGGCACTCCAAGCTCGGGCGCATCCTGGTGGCGATGCGCGAGAAGGAGGACCGAGTCCGCTTCTCAGGCTATAGCGTCGCGAACTTCAAGATCTTCGCCTTCTGCATTGCCGCCGTGTTCGCCGCGATCGGAGGCGCCATGTTCGCACTCAATGTCGGCTTCATGTCGCCGTCCTTCGTCGGCATCGTGCCCTCGATCGAGATGGTGATCTACACTGCGGTCGGTGGCCGGCTGTCGATCCTGGGCGCGATCTACGGCACGCTGCTGGTCAACTTCGCCAAGACCAGTCTCTCGGAGACATTCCCTGAATTGTGGTTGTTCGGTCTCGGCGGCCTGTTCATCGCCGTGGTGCTCGCCTTCCCGAACGGTCTTGCCGGGATCTGGGGCGACTATGTGCAGCCGCGCATCGATCGCCTGATCGCCTCGCGCAAACCCAAACCTGACGGCTGGACCGACAGCTCGGTCGCCGACGGCGCCCCGGCAGAGTGA
- the urtB gene encoding urea ABC transporter permease subunit UrtB — translation MFGDYSLGDLGSIFVMQGFAGLILFSVYVLMALGLAIIFGQMGVINMAHGEFMILGAYVTWMTSNLFQTYMPGLFGGYFFLAMILAFLASGALGMLVEWALIRHLYKRPLDTLLATWGLSLMLQQAYRSVFGAREVGVELPQWMLGSLQVTSSIEVPINGVFVMCLTVLITIAVAYVMYKSRWGRQVRAVVQNRIMAGAVGINTEKVDRYTFGLGCGIAGVAGSAFTMIGSTGPTSGQLYIVDTFLVVVFGGAASLLGTIASAFSISQTQSTLEFFMSGSMAKVLTLLAVVGILMLRPQGLFALKVRK, via the coding sequence ATGTTCGGCGACTACTCGCTTGGTGATCTTGGCTCCATCTTCGTCATGCAGGGCTTTGCAGGGCTGATCCTGTTCTCGGTCTACGTGCTGATGGCGCTCGGTCTTGCGATCATCTTCGGCCAGATGGGCGTCATCAACATGGCCCATGGCGAATTCATGATCCTCGGTGCCTACGTCACCTGGATGACCTCCAATCTGTTCCAGACCTACATGCCTGGTCTGTTCGGCGGCTACTTCTTCCTCGCCATGATCCTCGCCTTCCTCGCCTCGGGTGCGCTGGGAATGCTGGTGGAATGGGCGCTGATACGGCATCTCTACAAGCGTCCGCTCGACACGCTGCTCGCGACCTGGGGCCTCAGCCTGATGTTGCAGCAGGCGTATCGCTCCGTGTTCGGCGCGCGCGAGGTCGGCGTCGAGCTGCCGCAATGGATGCTCGGCTCCCTGCAAGTGACTTCCAGCATCGAAGTCCCCATCAACGGCGTCTTCGTGATGTGCCTGACCGTGTTGATCACCATCGCGGTCGCCTACGTGATGTACAAATCGCGCTGGGGCCGCCAGGTCCGCGCCGTCGTGCAGAATCGCATCATGGCCGGCGCCGTCGGCATCAACACCGAGAAGGTCGACCGCTACACCTTCGGTCTCGGCTGCGGCATCGCCGGCGTCGCCGGCAGCGCCTTCACTATGATCGGCTCGACCGGTCCGACCTCCGGCCAGCTCTACATCGTCGACACGTTCCTCGTCGTCGTGTTCGGCGGCGCTGCGAGCCTGCTCGGCACCATCGCCTCGGCCTTCTCGATCTCGCAGACGCAATCCACCCTCGAGTTCTTCATGTCGGGCTCGATGGCCAAGGTGCTGACGCTGCTCGCCGTTGTCGGAATCCTGATGCTGCGGCCGCAGGGGCTGTTCGCCCTCAAGGTCCGCAAGTGA